The segment TGGTGCCAAATCTGTCCATGGGGATCCAGCAGTGGGAGAACCGCCCTCACAGAGGGGCGTGGCATGTTGGCTTTAGCCTGACCCTGGACCTGGGTGTGGCGCACGtgtgcaactgtgtgtgtgtgtgtgtgccgtccAACCAGGAGTGAAGACCAGGAATTTCTGAGTTTATTTGTCCTTCAGCTTCCCTGCTGCTCCCCAGCCATGTTAAACTGGAACTGTCCCAGTACAGATAAAAGGGCGGAACTCAGACCCAATCTGCTGCCTGGGAAGGAACCAGGAGGTCGGAGATCAACCTCAATCTTCTCACCATCGCCCCTCGATGTTCTCAGTGGTGTTACAGTGGAGACAGGAGGACAGAACTGCAGCTTCACACCTGTGTCTTTGTTTCTCTTTACGGGCACTctacacacactcctcctcctctattCCAGCAGATGAAATGATGACAGAACCTGTTTACACGGGCTCAGGGTTCTGGAGGATCTTCCTCCTGCGCGGCTTGTCCTTTGTGCTCCGCGTGTCTGTATCCATCCAAGCACCAATTACCAGACAATGGCGCAGGAGCCGGACCTGTGATATCGCGCATTAGACGGGGCTCCAGACCACACACTGTTCTCCGGTCCTGCCAGCTCACTGACAGGTTCAGCCGGCGGGGAGCACATGTTCTGAGGACAGTGTTTATTTCATCAGCACTCAGCACATTGGTTTTGCTGCACTACTGGCAAACGAGCGGCCGTTCATCCCAATGTTAGCATTTCAGACGGAGGCTGTGCCGCTTTCACCCAGATGCCGATGGAGTTTATTTGAATTCTGTTTCAAAGCCACATGTTGGTCCCGAGTTAAATAaattgtatgagttaaatgagtatgttttattttatgaaataatgATGAGCAAAGTTATTGTAAGCATTCATTCTAAACACTATTACCTACACCATTGCCGAAAAGGAAGCTCTACCCAGAGTTGTATAGTTTAGATCTGCACCCCACTCAGCACCCAAACCACAGTGTGACCAGAGCTGCAGGTTTTAGACTTTAATGCTCCTAATAATGTTGCTGTTTTAAAGTTACTACTCTCcatgtattttttacatattgaaTTTGTTGTGTACACTTGTGTAATgtccttttaatgttttgtacaGCACGTGGAAGCATTTTTGGTTTTTCTGCTCATAAAGTGCTCTAGAAATAAACTTGAGTTGAACCAAAtgatatttgttcatttaaatgtttaatgatgTAAAATTCTGTAACGCTGGTAAGTTCTGTTGGTGTCCCTGCCTGCTGCATGTTTAGTCTCCGGCACAAAGCGACGAGGGCCGAGAAGCATGTTATTCTCACGAGGGACGACCGGTTAAGTGCTCAGacacagaggtcagaggttaaaGGGTAATTGAGGGGTCTCTAAATGGTGACCGCCCACACAGAGCGAATCTGCCATCTCTTCTGTTAACCCTTCTCTCTCAGATGGAGGAGAACTCGCTCATCTCTGGTCTCTGTGCAGAGGAACAATTGTCGCGTCTGTTGGAGGAACAGCGACGGAGCATCAGGGTGGAGGGAGGAATTCCAGCCGTCTGGGGGGGTGGAGGGGCCCtgaaggggcggggcggggtaAAGACTGTGGTGTAACTAGGATAATTGCTTTGGGTGAAAAATGGGAGACCTTGACCCGTTTTTACCCCACAGATATTTGCTTCACTCACTcagcctgtcacacacacactcacacacatacttgcatagacacacacaaaaacacacattgtgATTGGGGGCAAGGTatttgcaggtgtgtgtgtgtgtgtgtgtgtgtgtgtgtgtgtctgaggctCAGCTGCACCAAGGCCCATTAAGGGCTATCAGGACAAACTGTTGTGCTTTTAGTGCTGCTCATTAGTTCAGGAGATGGACAACCACAGATAtctgctttacacacacacacacacacacacacacacaggctggcACTCACCAATAAAATACACATGCTGCTCTGCACATACACAACATgcagatttttgtgtgtgtgtgtgtgtgtgtgtgtgtgacatgggaACCATTCTGTGAAGCATTTTATTTAGGATCAATGTGAGTGTAAAATTGGACTAGAAACAGctaaaataggaaaaaaacaatCTCCATTTCAGTAGAAATACAGATATGTTGTTAGctgcacaaaaatattttcagcCAGTATGGGAGGTGAATCAAAATGAGTAAAATATCAGCCTggatattattttttattgactgaCCTCCACACCCatatttaatctttttaaaatctaAACGTAGAAGTGCCGCTAGGTGATTTCTATAGAAATGAAAGAATTGAGTTGAGtggtgggggcggggctcagCAGGAAAGAGAGACGAAACGAGTGTATCTTCTGATCTCACTCTCTGCGGCCATTCAGGTTTTCTCACtgcatacaaaaacacacaaacacacactcactcgtgCAGCAGTCGCTCCTGAAACCACATAAACTGCTGAGGAGGCAAAGCGATCAACTCTGTATTTTCTGGGGGACGTCCCCTCGGCAGGACGCCTGTCAGAGGGAGACGCACCATCAGGATTTTAACATGTGATCTGATCGTCAATGCCTACACTTCAGTTCTCCATTTTTTAATCTGCACCTGATTCGATTCTGTGCGTTAGTGGTTTGCAGGTTCTTTGCAGATGCTCTAGAATATAAGACTCCTGCTCAAGGTGCTTTGATAGAAAAGAATatgaaagatttacatttacatttatagcatttatcagacgcccttatccagagcgacttataatcagtagttacagggacagtccccccctggagacactcagggttaagtgtcttgctcagggacacaatggtagtaagtgggatttgaacctgggtcttctggttcataggcgagcgtgttatccactaggctactaccacctactaccacaAGATGTTTGGGTGGATGATGTAGAAGCCTGTTACTTACGCTGTTTAAGCTGCTCTCGAACTCAGCCCATCAGTCTGGAGACCTTGCTCACAGTGGGGACACCAGTTGACACAAGAAATTGTTTCATCAGCCCTTGTCTGTCTCAGAAGATTATCATGATATTAGCATTGACGGGTCAGCTGAGGTTTGGCTTATCTCTGCCTCGGCATGAGGGACTGAACATTGTGGTTATTAGCATCCAGAAGGGAGCAGACATCTGACCCTACGTTGGAACGTCTCGAGCCATGCCGAGCTCCTTCTCCACCCAGTGAGAGGCGTATGTCTGTGTATTTATACAACGCAGGTTGCTAATCTGCTTTGTTTCCTGCAGAAAGGTGCCTTGGGGTTGGGGACCGTCTGAACAAGGGGTCCCCTTTGTACAAAGGGTTCGGTTTCCTCTGGGAGTCGCCAGGTTCTCCCCCTCGTATCCCAGCATGTGGTTTAAATCTCAGTGCCAGGACCCCCTTGGCCTTTCTCCTGCCCCGACAGATGAGAGGTTTCAGGTTTCACTCTCCTTTTTCACGCTAACAGATGCTCCAGCACTTtgttaaattgatttttttttcttcatttaagcAGCCTGGTattggggggtggggaggggtcATGTGAAGCAAATGATTTTAtgagatttatttttatcttaAATATGCAGCTTGTTGGTCCTCAGCAGCCTGGAGTAAATGGGTAACAAGTCTCAGATCGGTAGACGCaccacacacagctgcagggcctgctggtgtgtgtgtgtgtgtgtgtgtgtgtgtgtgtgttgtcaggaGTCTGCAGCCATGTTGCAGTGAGGAAGTCAACCTCAAAGCTCCGGCCGCACTTCTCTTGTGGTTTTGAAGGGACATCACTCCACACCTGGAGCAGCTGGGCCAGTGGATGGCcctttgacctttcacctcagCACTTTCAGCCTACATTCCCTGAtcctcctcctcacacacacacacacacacacacacacacacaactgcacacaCCTTCATCTTCCCAGCCACGAATGAAGGTCTAGTCTGTTTACAACACGTCCGGATTCAGAAAGTCCTGCAGCCTGGAAGAGCGATAGAGTCTGACCATTTCTACTGATTACACCTAAACCCTCAACTTTTTAATCTGAcgtatttattgatttttatgtTGTTTGCCTACCAAATGTAATcatgtctctctctccagcCTCATAGATCCCATTCTTGAGGAACCTGTTGGTGCCGATGACAGGTTAAAACGGGGTCAGTGACACATTTGGTAAAATCTGAATCATGTGACCTAAATTCTTTCTAGTGTTCTTTGCATAAAATGTTTCACTTGTTTCCTTGCGACCGTTCCTCTGTGTGATGTTCCTGAACTTTTACTGCGCTGGAGATCTGACTGGAAAATGGCCGCCGCCCCGCTGGCAGAGATCCCATCAGGGTTTACAGGGTGTACCTGTTCAACCAAAAACTTCCACTTccattccctcacacacacacacacacacacacacacacacacacacacacctgtcattGTCATGGTGCATTAAGTTCTGCTCTCAGTCATAAATGGAGTTTTTACCCTGAGCTGCTCTCCTCTTGGCTCTCAGGAACATTCCTGCTTTATTGTGTTCCCTGCTGCAACAAGCATCTCCAGCCCTGCAGACACGTGTAATTTACAGAGTTTCCTGCCCTGACAGACAGCGTGGAGATAAATGAAGGCAGTAAAACCACCTCCCCACCCCCTGGTCCAGCGTCACAGAGCCGCATTGTCTGCTCTTATCTGCCATCTCGGGATGATGGAGGGAGGTGGAGATGGGTGGAGGAGCGGCGTGCGCGCCAATCGCCCGCGGCGCTTAACCCCAGACCTCCGCCGGAGGGCCACGCTCTCCCCGCCTGGCAGAGAGTTCTCATGCCTGTCAGGGATATTCACGTTATGAACCAGAATATCGAGTCCTCTTTTTCAGGTTTGTCATTTCGGGGGTAATTAGGTAAAAAAACGAAACCCTAATGAACtaacattaaataaacattGACTATTAATTTATCGTTCCATTTTTACTGCACTGTAATAAACCCCAAAAGTTGTTTTGACAAGAAACAGAAAGCGGCAGCCAGTCCCGCTCCTGATCCGACCTGTTCTTTATTCCGTCTTTGTTCCGCTCCAGCGTCTGGTCCAGTCCCGTCACGCCTGACACTTTTTAAACGAACAGAGCGGCTCTCTCACCCCAACGAGTAGAGCTCGGAAACAAAGGCTCCAGTATTAGGTGTGCAGCGCTGCGTTCCTGAGTTCCTGCCTCTAATGAGGATGGGAGGGGGATCGGTTCTACAGGTTCTCGCTCCAGGGTGGCGGAACAGACGCTAGTGCTTGTCCCGCTGCACTTGACAAAAACCCAGAAACCAGTTCTTCTGTGGACGAGCTCACTGGGTCCTGGACCACTTGAACCAGCTGTTTCTATGAGGGAACCTGTGTGGACATCAGTCAGGTGGCCCAGTGCCCATTTTACCTAATCATTGACCAGGACAGTCATTAGCTGAAGAACGTGTTTGCACTGTATGAACTCCTGTAGTGGAACCTGTCCTTGTTAGGTTAAATGAAGCAGGGAATAAAACATTCTCGGGTTCCTACTGAAGGTCAATGattagggccagtggtggcctagcggttaaggaagcgaccccataatcaaaaggctgctagttcgaatcccgatctgccaaggtaacactgaggtccccttggtcaaggtaccgtccccacacgccgctccccgagcactgctcaccaagcgtgatggttaaaagcagacgactaattttgttgtgtcaccgtgtgctgtgctgcagtgtgtcacaatcacttcactttcactaagaGGATGGTTGATCTCAGTGTGATGATTTCTCTTGATGCTTTTTGCATCTGGTATACGCCACGGTGTCCTGGGCACCACATAAATCTGCCCAGCTTCAGGAACGGGAGGATTTGATTATAAAGAACGCATGACAGTGTCGTCAGGAGCGGGATTTATTCAGACGTCTACAACAAAAAAGACCATGAGGTTTTAGCACACAGCGTCTAATCCCACTCTATAAataaggactgtgtgtgtgtgtgtgtgtgtgtgtgtatgtgtgctgttAACACACAGGGCTTCGGTGCTTTTGGGAAATCCCTACTGAATGGTCCAGGCTCCTATTTTAAGGTCTGATCCTGACTAAGTACCTTGATGCCCCAGAAGAATTCCCCATCACCAGCTTCCAAACATCTCCTctaaacaccccccccccccccacacacacacacacacacacatacacacacacacaccatacatacTACCGTTTAGGGTGGTAGCTGCCTAATGGGGTAAACACtcacttataaaccagaagacccaggttcaaaccccacttactaccactatGTATCTCAGCCAGTCACTTAACCATGAttatctccagggggactgtctgtAAATGAACAACATGAATACACACCCAGTGGAAATATCAGCtgtaaattttaaaataaaaattactatTTGTGCAAGAAAAcgtttcagtgtgtgtttgtgtgtaaacacATACTGTCTGCAGGATTTGACTCTTGTGTTCTTGACCGTTAGTTCTATAGAAGACCCCAGTATGAACCTGGGAGAAAAGATCAcagaataagtgtgtgtgtgtgtgtgtgtgtgtgtgtgtgtgtgtgtgtgtgtgtgtgtcatcaccCTGGTCTGGTCTTGACCCCTCACTATGAGGGAGGTGTTGGGGTGATACCTCCCACAGTGGCAACTCGGTTTTATGACCTTTTCAAGGTAAATATGGCAACCAGagtttctacacacacacacacacacacacacacacattcagacacattcaAAACTCAATACACAAACTCAAAATTACATGTGAGAGGAAGTTAGGGTTCATAGAATGGGGGAGGGCTGCCCAAGGGAACTCATTAGCACCAAAAAGGGTgttccacacacatacaacaaacacagagctacacacaccgtgtaacacacacacacagatacagagtAACACACACTGAGTACGACACACAGGGGACTCCCTGCCGTGGTGGAGGCCTGTAAGTGCCATGAATTGCAACCGTGTTCTCTGTAATGAGCGCTGCTGTTCTAGGTGTGTACCGTGTTCCCGCTGCTATGTTCTCTCTGCAGAAACAGGAACATTTAACACTGATCAGACAGTTCTAACAACAtcacacactgcaacacaaaTCTGTTCTTCATAAAGAACCGCAGATGAGGTTCCTGTAAATGTTCAGAAGTTTGTTTACAGGAATTTTGTTTTATGATCCTTACTTTAATTGATTGTTACCCACAAGtccaaatattcacaaatataaataacCAATAACCTGAAACATGTGTGAAGTccgctccacacacacacacacaaacacacacagggagaacGGGCCAGTAAAAGCATGTTGTTTTCATTAGAACCCCCCACTCTTTATGGCTCAAATCACCCAATTATAGCTGAGAACCCGATCCAAACCCCAAACAGTCACCATAGCAACTCATTTCTGGTCCTCCATTTTAGTTTTCCTGGTAACTTtcctggtacacacacacaaggtcatgATCACACATGATCTAGGTATTTGTTAAGATGTGTTGAACATTCTCTTTATTCCAGGTCACAGGCTGCGGAATGATTATGAACGTCTGTGGGCTTCTGCTCATGCTCGCCGCGGCTCCTGATGGACGGCTACCATGCCGATGTTATGTCCGTTTTTGAAACAACTGACTCTTTATTACAGCAGTGATGGTGTTCGCCGCTGTCGGGGAGGGCGGGGTTTTAATCAGGGATGGCCCCTTTTCATTACTCAGTTGACGGAGGCCTGTGATTTATCAGGGCAGACGGCAGCGCCGGGCCGATCCAGACATCGTCAGGAGCTGGGTGCGGGGCAGACGGGCGGgttctttctctcactctgaGGTGAGGTGGAGCTATGGGAGGAAGAGTGATGGAGCTTTTAGTCCCACATCCATCAGCAGTGGCCATGTGTTGAAGCTGTGCCTGCATTAGAGACATCAATCCTGCATTGGGCCTGAGCCTCTCTGATCGTGATAAAGACAGGAGTGCAGCGGCCGTCTGCCTTTCACTGACGTGGATTATCAACAACAAAGTGCACAGAGACTGCAGAAGTGCGGTTCTACCCCGGGCCGCTATCATTCATCACGTCCATGTGAGCAGCAATTtacgtgtgtctgtgtacaGTTATATTCACACTGGTGACCCCTCACCTcactgcatgaaaataaaaatctccTCCTGACCTACAACCCATACTCTCCCGCTCAAacatacacacccactcacacccacacctaTACACACCCACTTATCACAGGTTAGACAGAGGTCACATGTGTCTTTTGACTTGTACATTTAGTAAAACACATTTAGCTTTTGTGCTTGTTTTTTGTGAATTGACAACCTTTcttattttaaactttgttgCTACCAATTCATCCTAATATTACGTGACCTGTAATCATACTGAAAATGTTCTAACAGAAAGTATGTCAAGTATGTAGAATTATTAGCATAAAAGAAAACATATAGAATTTCTATTGTCACTACAAACAGAACCAATATAGAGTTCTAGTCACTACAGAGCAATTGTAGAGTTTCTACAGTCAGTACAGAGCTGATATAGAGTTTCTACAATCACTACAGAGAGAACCAATATAGAGTTATAGTCACTACAGAgccataaatatattttctacaGTACAGAGCTGTTTCAACTGTCACTGCAGAGCTGATATAGTTTCTACAGCCTGTACAGAAACAATATAGAGTTTCAACTGTCACTGCAGAGCTGATATAGTTTCTACAGCTAGTACAGATCCAATATAGAGTTTCTACAGACAGTGCAGAGCTGATATAGAGTTTCTACAGTCAGTACAGAACCAATATACAGTTTCTAGAATCACTACAGAACAAATAGAATTTTTCATGCTTGCCTCAGAGTTTTTGGTTAATTACTTTGATTGCTGAATTTTCTATGAGGTAAATTATTGTCATGAATTttataaatttttaaaaatatgtactaTATTATATACTTTTAGAATGTACTCTCCCTGTATATAACTCTATTAGGAGGAGGTGGTAATATATAGCTAGAATGTCATTTAATTAAGTATGTACCAATCTAGTAAATAATATAAAGTGAGTAATCTGTTAAATGTTAACATATTACTTTTCCTGCTTTATAGTTAATATGGAACAAGTGTTCCACATGAACAGTGCAGGAGATCGTGAATGAACTTTAACCTTGGTAGGGACATTCACCCACACTTCATTTCTATCCCTGCCTATTGTTGTGGATGGTGCCACCAATGGTGGCTGGCAGCAGCAAAGATGAAGGTTGATGGCAAAATAATTTTTCCACCCCAATCAACTAAACACCCTGCAATGAAATGTCTCATGGGAGCGAAGCGTCACTTCTCCCCTTTCCAATGGAATTTATCATCCAACTAGCACAGTTTCAGCAGATATGTCtgtgtttaaacacacacacacaatcatgccTCCAGAAGTCCTGTCATTCCTGTACGGCTGCCACTTCTGGTGGACGATAGGGGTCGATATATGTGACACAACgctcctcaaacacacacacacacacacacttttagcCCTGTGTGGGGCAACAGACGAGACGCAGGTTATTCTGGGTGAGAGCATGATTTGTCTCCCTCTGGATTTAAAGAGTGGAGACTGGATgtctgatggtgtgtgtgtgtgtgtgtgtgttagttggGGATATTGGAGATATCCACCCACATGTGTTACTGTTAAACCTAAAAGTCTTTGTTCAGCATGTATATAAATCAGGGTGGATAATAATCCTTATCGTAATGCTCGTAAGGCAGTCTGTGGCAATATTTGTTGACTTATGACCCTTAAACCTTGCCTTTTAAGGGTCTAATTTTGCCTCATATTTACTGTGAAACTtatgtgttcatatttacattcacttggAAGGAAAGGTAGGGAACCATGAGCACTTTACACTAATTTCCGTCAAGTTCTAGATAAAACAACATGAGACAGCACAGTGTAATGGCGGCGCCTCATGAGAAGTGTGTATCGGGGTGAGGTGTGGACGCTTGGCGCTGTGCAGCGTGACTGCAGATGCGGCGTGGACGTGTTGTGTTTGTAAGGGTGGAGCACGTGTGGTCTGCGAGTATGCGGTGGGGGCGAGTTTCCATCTTACGCTCATCTTCCTCCCTGTACACGGTGGCACTTGAAAGTTTGAAAAGCCTTTAGAATTTTCCAGATTTCTATGCACAAAAACCACTCTGAAGAGTTGATAATGAGAAAAAGTAGTAAAAGAACCCAGTTAAACAAATGAGGGGAAAATATGTAACTTTGATATTCGAGTTTTACATCTAACGGTTCCAACTGCTGCCGTGGAACATCAAGAGAACCCTCCCGGTTCTGTAACCTGTACAGACAGCGTACAGGGTAAGATAGTGAAGAACATTGATTCAATATAAATCACTTTCTCCCGATGACTGGAGCTCTTGTGCCCCCTACAGCGAGTCGCTGGTGTTCCGCTCCACGTACTCCTCGTCAGCTCAGTGTCCCAGCAGCGCGTGGGCGCGTCACGCTGCGATCAAAGGCATTCCTTCGGCATTCTAGAACCCTTTGCAGAACAAGGGGAATCCCGGAGCCTTTGTTCGTGACCTTCAGTAGGGGGGTCAGGTGGCGGCATCTGCGCTCTGCCTGCAAACTGCATAGCTGTCAGGACCTTTGGACTGTAATGGGATCCGCTGCTATGTGGAGTAAATACCTTCAGAAACCCGAACTAAACCCGAGCCGAGACGCTCCCACGGCCCAGGACACTTCCTGTTGAAGACGGCGGTGAGGATTGCGTGTCAACGATCGACATACATTTCTGCAATCTGTCACATGGCAACAGGTCCACAGACTACAGCTCGAAATATTATTGTAATGTTTCTGCATTAATGTATGCAGACACCAGACACACTCATCTTTTCTGTTACCAGGACCAGTTTTccagcgccacctgctgctACCGCATATAAAACTCATGTTCGGGCTTCATTTGATTGTAAACTAGCGCAGTAGAACATTTATTAGAACCTGGCAGACCTGGCCCCGCACACGCCCTTCAAAAAGAGCCACCGACCCCAAACTGAAAGGCAGGCAGGCGTTGGAAGTGCGACAGAacgttttatttctgtgtgtgtgtaaagctcATCCACTAGGGCGTCGCCCATCTCTCAGGCAATCGGATGGGCGGGGCTACAGAACCACTCCTGCACAGACACCATAAACAGGAGGAGCCCCGATCCTCACACCTGCGTGTAGCGCATGTATTTTTTCCCAGAAGGCAATTCTTTCGTGGTGATGCCTGCTGGGAAGAGCTGAGAAGCCTCGCCTTCTGAGAGGGAGGGGATGACCATGACCTTCTCTCCAGGCTGAGGAAACAAAAACTTCAATCATTACATTACAGATAACGGGAGACAGACACCTCAGAAGAGTGTTAGTTATACTTCCAAAAGGAATTATAAACAGTGCATTACCAGTGGAACAGAAATCAGTTTGAGGAAATGAGGAACCTACAGTCCAGTCGACGGGCGTGGCCACTTTCTTCTGCGCAGTCAGCTGCAGGGAGTCAATGGCTCTCAGTATTTCGGTGAAATTGCGCCCCGTGGTGGCTGGGTACAGAATCGACAGTTTCAGTTTCTTGTCTGGACCAACCACAAACACCTGCGGAGAATTGGAATGAGAATTAGAGGGAAGCGCTAGAGAATCCCAAATGGACGTTGAGAAACGGAGACTCACGCAGCGGGCGGTCAGAGGCAGACCGTCTTTGTCCATCTCGTCAGGGTCCAGCATGCCGAGCAGCGTGGCCAGCTCCCTCTTATCATCGGCAATGATGGGGAAGGGCAAGGGGCCGCCCGCTTTCTCAGTGTTACACGCCATGATGTCCTGTGTAGGGGTCACGTGaccaacagaaacacacaggtgtTTTTATACAGTGGAGCAGACGGTCAGTTTACGTGTCCCGTGTTTACATGACAGTTTAAAGACTCACATTGAGGGGACACTTGCAGGAAAACAGTAGTATCCTAGGGTATAAGACAATCGACTTTGAACCAGAGGACGAcaaagccccaggttcaaaccccacttactaccattgtgtccctgagcaagagactgaaccctgagtgtctccagggagggggactgtccctgtaactactggttgtaaggagtatggtaaatgctgcaaatgtaaaacatttaagGTCAAAACCACAACCATTTGGTCTGTAAAGgtgattataaatattttttttaaaaagctccgTCCAGCAGTGGAGAAGAAGAGAATTTAGTCGTATACAACATTTTAAGGTCCCATGATACTGTGA is part of the Denticeps clupeoides chromosome 19, fDenClu1.1, whole genome shotgun sequence genome and harbors:
- the prdx6 gene encoding peroxiredoxin-6, which translates into the protein MPGILLGDVFPDFQADTTAGTVRFHQFLGDSWGILFSHPRDFTPVCTTELACAASLSAEFAKRNVKMIALSIDSVADHLSWSKDIMACNTEKAGGPLPFPIIADDKRELATLLGMLDPDEMDKDGLPLTARCVFVVGPDKKLKLSILYPATTGRNFTEILRAIDSLQLTAQKKVATPVDWTPGEKVMVIPSLSEGEASQLFPAGITTKELPSGKKYMRYTQV